The Thalassotalea sp. LPB0316 nucleotide sequence AGCTAAGATGTAACGACGTTCACCGTCTGCGTATAATACTAACGCGATGTTAGCACTACGGTTTGGATCGTATTCTAAACGCTCAACTTTAGCCGGAATACCGTCTTTAGTGCGTTTGAAGTCGATTACACGGTAGTGGTGCTTGTGACCACCGCCAATGTGACGAACTGTGATACGACCGTTGTTGTTACGACCACCAGACTTAGAGTTTTTCTCTAATAATGGAGCGTAAGGCTTACCTTTGTATAAATCCGAGTTAACCACTTTAACAACGTGGCGACGACCCGGAGAAGTAGGTTTACATTTTACAATAGCCATTTGAAACTTCTCCTATTACTCAGCGCCAACGAAGTCGATGTCGCTACCTTCAGCAAGAGTAACGTACGCTTTTTTCCAGTCTGAACGACGACCGAAACGAGCACCTGTACGCTTTGTTTTACCCTTAACGTTTAAAGTACGAACACCTTCAACAGAAACTTCGAAAAGTTTCTCAACAGCAGCTTTGATTTCCGCTTTAGTAGCATCTTTAGCAACTTTGAACACGATAGTGTTGTTCGCTTCAGCAGCGATAGTTGCTTTCTCAGAAATGTTTGGTGCTAATAACACCTTTAACAAACGTTCTTCGTTTATCATGCGAACATCTCCTCAACTTGCTTAACTGCGTCAGCAGTCATCAATACTTTTTCGAAACCTACTAAAGAAACAGGATCAAGTGCTTGAACGTCACGAACGTCAACTTTGTATAAGTTGCGCGCAGATAAGAATAAGTTCTCATCAACTTCTTTCGTTACGATTAACACGTCTTTTAATTCTAAGCCTTTTAACTTAGCAACTAATTCTTTAGTTTTTGGTGTTTCAACTGCGAAATCGTTAACCACTACTAAACGTTCTTGACGAACTAATTCAGAAAGGATGCTTTTGATCGCACCACGGTACATTTTACGGTTAACTTTTTGGCTGTGATCTTGTGGACGAGCAGCGAATGTTACGCCACCTGTACGCCAGATTGGACCACGAGTTGTACCAGCACGAGCACGGCCAGTACCTTTTTGACGCCATGGCTTTTTACCACCGCCGCTAACTTCAGAACGGTTCTTTTGCTTAACAGTACCTTGACGAGCACCTGCTGCGTACGCAACAACTACTTGGTGTACTAAAGCTTCGTTGAACTCACGACCAAACGTTGCTTCTGAAACTTCAACAGCGCCTGACGCGTCTTTTAATGCTAATTCCATCAAAATTCTCCTCAGACGATTAAGCTTTAACAGCTGGCTTGATGATTACGTTAGCGTTAACGTGACCCGGAACTGCACCTTTGATAAGAAGCAAGTTACGTTCAGCATCTACGCGAACTAATTCAAGGTTTTGAGTAGTAACTTTCTCAGCACCCATGTGACCAGACATTTTTTTGCCTTTGAATACACGGCCTGGTGTTTGACACTGACCGATTGAACCGTTTGAACGGTGAGAAATAGAGTTACCGTGTGTAGCATCTTGCATACGGAAGTTCCAACGCTTGATACCGCCTTGGAAACCTTTACCTTTTGAAGTGCCGGTTACGTCTACTAATTTTGTTTCGTTGAATAACTCAACAGTGATTTCACTGCCAGCTGCTAATTCAGCGCCTTCACCTTCCGCTAAACGGAATTCCCATAAACCACGACCTGCTTCGATACCTGCTTTCGCAAAGTGACCAGCTGCTGGCTTGTTTACACGGTTAGCTTTCTTAGTACCAGTAGTAACTTGAATTGCTGAGTAACCATCGTTGTCTACAGTTTTAACCTGAGCAACGCGGTTCGCTTCAACTTCTAGGACTGTAACAGGAGTAGAAACGCCATCTTCAGAGAAGATACGAGTCATACCAACTTTACGTCCAACTAGACCGATAGTCATGTTAAAACCCCCTATTAACCCAAGCTAATTTGAACGTCAACACCAGCTGCTAAGTCTAAACGCATTAACGCGTCAACAGTCTTATCAGTAGGTTCAACGATATCAATTAAACGCTTGTGAGTACGAATTTCGTACTGGTCACGCGCATCTTTGTTAACGTGTGGAGAAATCAATACTGTGAAACGCTCTTTGCGAGTAGGAAGTGGGATAGGACCACGAACCTGTGCACCAGTACGCTTAGCAGTGTCAACGATTTCTGCTGTAGATTGATCAATCAAACGATGATCGAACGCTTTCAAACGAATGCGAATTCTTTGATTTGACATGAAGACAAATCCCCAATTTAAAGAACGAACAAAGTACAGCCCATCTCCTTTCATTTGTAAGAAAGGGGGGAGTACCGACTAAAACATTCAACCTCCAATCGAGGTTGCTGTATGAACCAAATGAGCCTCTTTTATAAAAGACATTTGATTCCAATCTCACGTAACTCAATCGTGAGTGGTGGCGTATTATACAGAGTTTTGTCGATTGAGCAAGTAAAGTTTAGGATAAAAAGCGAACAATTTTTGTCGGGTGTAGTCGGTTAGCGCAGAGGCCAGAAATAAATGTATATGCTTTGGTAAAGATAAGGGCAAATCTCGAGATTTTCATCGCCGATATTCAGCCACTTATATTGGATTGACCGTTGGAACTAATGGTCCAGCGTCGTCTGTTTAGGCGCTTTAAAACCATTGACACTTGGCCAACAAAATTTAACTTTTGCCCCGCCCAGCTGATCAGATTGATGAAAAGTAATAGTACCTTTATGCCAAGCTGCGATCATTTCAGCAATCGACAACCCTAGACCATAGCCATCACCTTTAGCTGTCTCTCGGTAATATGGCTGAGCCACACGCTCAATATCGACAAAGCCGTCACCGTCATCTTCTACCACAATAACGTTATCGTTTCCGTCTTTCGCGTAAGTAACGATAATTTTCGACTTGCCGTATTTCATTGCATTAACAATGAGGTTTTGCATCATTCGCGTGAAAGACAAAGGTTCAAGCAAAGCAGGCGCAGTATTTTCGCATTGTAACTCAATATCACAACTACTCGTCCTTTCGAGTTTAGCGATTAAATTGCTAATTAAATGACACGGCTCGGCCAATGACACAGGTAACTCATCATTATAATGTTGGCACCGCGTTAAGTTTAAAAACTCCTCAGTCAATGAATAAACTTCCGTGACATCCTCTTCCATTGACGTTAACTCCTCAAGGAGTTCAGGATCTTTAGTTGTCGCCTTGATAATGTCAAGCGATAGCTGAATCCGGCTTAATGGCGTTCTGATTTCGTGGCCAACCATGCCAGAAATACTTTTTTGCAGTTGAATAAGATCAAATATTTTACGCGCCATACTATTAAAGCTACACGCAATAATTGATACCAAAGATGATGGTTTTAGGTGAACTTCAACAAGTTTGTCGCCATCAGCAAACTGCTCGGTTTTGCCCGAAAGTATAAATAAATCTTTTAATAAAGGTCGTAGCCACAGCAACAGTATTAAAATCATGCCAATGTAGTAGGCTAGATTGAACACCCATAACTGATCATTTTGCTCTACCTTAGGCAATGGGCCCAACTCGTACACGAAATTATCTTTATATTGGTAGAAAAACACTTCATCATCTGTCTCAAAAAAGATGATCTCTTGTTGCTTTATTTTATTTTTAATCGACTCTGACCAATCGACCACCGAGATATGGGTGCGATCGAGCTCGGCATTGACCTCATTGTTTTCTATCGCTTGAAATAACGCGGCGATATATGGAGGAGGTGCATCTGATTGAGCTGATTTACCGATAAAACCGACGAGTAAGGCATAGCAAAGCAACGACAGGAAAATCTTGAAGGTAAATGCGATAAATTGACGGTTCATACTAACAAATTTACAAGGTTACAGCTTTAGCAGAATATAACCTTCACCCCAAACAGAGTTTATTTGATAAGGGTTACCCTCGATATTATTGAACTTCCTACGCAAAGCACTCACATGAACATCTATCGTGCGATCAAAACCATCGTATTCCTTACCCCAAACAGCACGGTAGATAGTATTTCGCGAGACTTTCCCTTCCATATCTTGGGCCAAAATATAGAGGATAAAAAACTCTTTTTTCGTTAATTTTAATGCTTGGCCATTAATTTCAACCACGCGATTTTTCGGCGAAATATGAAGACCTTCAACATTGATCGGCTGAGCTTGCTGTGCTGCATGCTTTTCATCTTTTTGCCGGCTTTTGAAGCCCCTTCTAGAAGCAGCTTTCATTCTTGCCAACAATACTTCCGCTGAAAATGGCTTAACGATATAGTCGTCTGAGCCCAACTCCAATCCCTTAAGTTGTGCCGACTCCTCAGTTAAGGCGGTGATGAAGATAAACACACCATTAAATGAAGATCTAATTCTTGAGACAACATCAAAACCCGAAATATCGGGTAAGTTTACGTCACAAATAATAAATTGATAGGCATTGAGATTGACTTCAAGTGAGACAAAAGAGCCACTGGCAATCCAAGTCACTTCATAGTGGTGAATTTGGAGAAAGCGTTTCAGTTTTGAGGCTAACTTCGCATCGTCTTCGATTAACAAAACACGCGTTGCTGCTTCACCTTCAATCGATTTTTTAACTTCAGTCATAAGTTACCACCTATTATTGAAGGATCAGCCAAGGCGAAAACCTGTTTCTCAAACTAACAGAGTTCTCTTTCAGGACTTTAAAGTAGGTTTCATCGACAACTTTGTCCTGATGCCTCAGCTCTAACTTGATATTACTGGTTGATTCCACCGTAATAACGACTTCGTTTTTATCACCTTGCGCCGAACAAAAACGTCGCACATTATCGACATATAAACACAGCTTATCATATTGGTTTTCAGGCCATGTAATGGTGATTTCTTTCACACATTGTTTTTGGCTTTTGTCGACCACGCACTTTAAAGGATCAACACTCATCCGAATCAACTCTTCAGCTTTAGCTGAGCCACTACAATATATAAGTATTATTATTAGCTGTAGTAGTCTCAAAATTACCACCTTACAATGATGCCAGCAAAGTAAGAATGAAGTGATGACTCATCCACAATCGGACTATTCGTCATTTTCCCTGGTAACGCCTGATACTGATAATTAAGTGCCAACCACCAATTATCGAGTAATGGATAAGCCAAATTAACGCTGAACTTCTTAACGACATTACTACCCGTTAACTCTGAGTCATAATAGTACTCAAATAAATCATCTGATTTATAAGTGAGTACCGCATCAGTAGAAAGCTCAAACTTTTCGCTTAACCAAATTTTTGTCCACTTAAACTCAGCCTCAAACCCGTTGTGAGTATTGGTCACATCGTTTAACAACGAATAAGTAAACAAGCTATTGTATTCGGTAGACAGTTGCGTGAATTCAACACCAGCAAGGTATGACAGCCGTTTTTCTTCAGGCTCTTCTTCTACCTCAGGTTCACCAAAATTTCCCATAATAAAGGCAAACTTTCCATCAATGCCTTTATCATTGGCGTAATGGTATAAACCATCAAAGTTATGCTTGCCTTTGAGTGAAAATGCACGCGTTTCGGTTTGATACAGATCGTAAGTTAACGTGGTATTTTTTAAATAAAACCGCCCGTAACTCATTTCTAAAAGTGGGATCACAGGCAGAGAAATATCGTCGGCACCGGATAACGGTGACTCGTAATATGTTTGCCCAACGGCGAGTCCAATTTGCCAATTAAACTCGCACGACGGGCAATTCTCTTCTGATAAAGCCAGCTTAGGAAAGATTAAAGCTAACATAATCCAAACAGGAAATATGACCTTGAATGTTAGATTTTTCCTGTGCTTCATAACACTACCATAAAATACTACTTCAACTGCTGACTTAGTAAGTATAAACCCATTAAGTTAGACTTTACTCTCAAAAGAAATCAAATTGAGGTTCTCAGGACTATTTTGACCTAGAGCCATAGGACATTTAACGCCTTCAATAAAGGTTGCGTCAAATAATTCCGTGACTGGACCATCTAATCGAGCCCATTCTACAACTTTACTATCTTTTAAGTCGATAATTTGAATACCACACCAAGCTTCGCTATCTTTTTCTTCAAGGTTTTGCTGTAACTGCAAGCCTTCAAAACGCTCGTATCGCGGTTTAGATAAACCGACAACCGCGTAGTTATCTTTGATAGATAAGCCTCGTAAAAACCCTGGGCAGAAAGTATGAGGGACAAAAGATTTCGTTTCGAAATCAACATAACCTAAGTAGCCAGTACCCGAGTTCAACACCCATAATTTGCCATTTGCCCAGCGCGGTGAGTGTGGCATAGATAAGCCTTCACAGACAATTTCATCTGTCGTTACATCGATGATAACACCACCGTCATGACGACGCTCACGCCAGCCATCAATAGTATCAGACTTACAAATCGCCGTAACGTACTTTGCCTCACCATCAACCATTGCCAAGCCATTTAAATGACAGCGATCTTCACCGACAATCTTACTGATAAACTTAGGCTTCCAAACCACTTTAAAGCTGTGGTTTACACTCGGCTCACATAAACAGTTGTATTTTGTGTTGATAAACAAAATCGTGCCGTCTTTTTTAATACCTAGCTCGTGGATATCGATTGCACCTGTGTACTGTGCGTTTCGTGGGACGTAGCATTTGTCAAAAATCTTGTTTGCTTTTTCCGTTGGCGCCAAGATATTTTCGAAACGCCAAATTTGGTATAGACCACCCATATATAGGCGCTTTGCGTTACCAACAATGCCCATAGCTCTTTGGTAAATGCGCTCGTGAAAAGATAGCTTTTTGTTAGGTCCACTGCCTAATAAGTACAAACGGCCACTTTGATACGAGGTAAATGCAATAGAGGCATTTATCTTAGTTAAAAATGTCGTCAAACTTGGCGAGCAAGTTTTAACCACTGGCTCTGGTTTTTTCTCTTGCTGCTCTTTGGCTGCAGCATCTGCTTTTTCAGTTGAAGCTGGTTCAGCTGCTTTCGATTTTTCGCTTACCGGCGCAGGTGCTTGTTGTTCTGAAGTTTCAAGAGCAGCATCTTGCTTAACTACTTTACTTTCAGCTTTCGGCTTAGCCTTTCTCACACGCTTTTTTGGTGCTTTCACTTCTGCGTCTTTGACTTCGCTCATCTCTTATACCTCTTAGTAATAAAAACAGGATAGGCGTTTTACACCTACCCTGTGGCTTAGATTAATCTTGCTCACTCTCTTCTGAGTCTTCGTCTTCCTCGTGCTCTTTACCCGCAAGAAAATAATAACGCATATTCGGCGCTTTTACGGTTTTCTTCATTTTGGCAAATTCAGTCTGTTCAATAGCATTCTTAGCCGTTGGAACAAACATCTCCAAGCGTTCGTCAGACACATGAGCAACAGTTATATCCGTAGTTTTACCCGATTCGTCAACGGTGTAGGCAATCTCAATGTAGCCAGTAAAACCATTTTTGAATAACTCTTCGCTTTTCTCTTCTTCTTCGTCAGTAAGGTCAGAGAAAAAGTCAGGGTGAACATAGTACTTATAGGTCAATCCTTTAGCCTGATATTGCGCTCGCATACCACTCCAATAGTCTGATCTAAAATCGATATAACACGCGTGTTCGTTATCGTAATTAGTGCAATCAGGAAGTGGCGAATCTTTAGCCATTATACTGAACGGCAGTAGCAATGCTAGCAAGGTTACAATATGTTTCATTATTTGAGATCTCCTCTAAAATACTCATATTTAAGCGGCACCATTGCCTCTTCAGAGCGACATGACTCTTGCGGTGCATCGGTTGGCTTTTTGTGCCCAATGTGGCGATCGACAAAGTCTAATACGCGGCAATAAATCTCGAGCTGCGAGTTAATATCTCTTGCGCCGTGGCCTGCTCTTGGTGCTACTAGGGTTTCGAACCTATGATTTTTCTCGAGTAGTTTCTCTCTTAATTGGTAATAATGCTCGATGTGAACACGAACGTCCTGACCACCGTGCACTAAAAAGATTGGGTTTTTCATGCGATCGACTTTTGACATCGGTGATTGTTCCCATCTTTGCTCTGGTGTTGCACCAAGTGCTTCAACAAAGTAACGACGACCTGCTGCTTGTAACTGAGTATCACCTTGGGTCGCAAAGATGTTCATGTCGTATACACCAACATAGCCGACACCACATTTAAATAGATCTGGTGTTTTTGCCATGCCCATCATCGCAGCGTAGCCGCCGTATGATGCGCCATAAATACATACGCGATCCGGATCAACAATACCTTGACTTACTGCCCAATTGACAGAATCGGTTAAGTCATCCTGCATTTCAAGGCCCCACTGTCTGTAGGCATTGTAATAAATCTCACGACCGAAACCGCCAGTACCACGCCAGTCACCTGAGCCGCGATAATTAACTTGTAATACTGCATAACCAGAATTGGTGAAAGTGATCACTTCTCGGTTATATCCCCACCAATCGCGAGGGCCATAAGGACCACCGTGCGGTAAGAGAATCAGCGGTAAATTTTTAGCTTCAACACCCGGTGGGATAGTAAGGTAGCCATTAAGCTCTAAACCATCACGGGCATTGAAACGAACCGGGTACATAGGACCAATTTTGCTCTCATCATGGTTGTCATAACGTGCTGTTAAGTACTTCAGCTGCCCATCTAATTCATTGAAAATATAGTACTTACCTGGATCCGTATCGCTCGAAACAAATACCATATATTCAGGGCTTGAGGCTGAGTAACGCTTAAATTGTAGTGACTTACCTTTAAACGTCGCTTTTAACATGGCGTAGTTTTTAGCAAATGGATGAGTTTCATCCAAAATCACAACTTTTGGATAGTCATGATAGATGCGAACACCCCAAATGCGACCAGCTGCATCCATCTGTAAATCGCCTGCGCTAACGTTGACTTTAGGGTGGCGATAAATCAGCTCTTTTTCGCCTGTTTTTGGATCAACCCAAAATAAACCTGTCGTTGGTGCGTCAACGTTTCCTTCGTAAAGGATTTTCGAGCCATCTTTTGACCAACGAACAGGGAACATACCGCCTTCGCTGTTGTGAAAATCTGCAACTTTTACCCAGTTATTCTTGTCATCTTTTTCGTAAATTACTGTTGCATCGTAAGAATCTTCGCGATAACCAACTGCATGAGTTACTTCGTTACCTTTCATAACAAACTGGCCCATGCGCACTGGCGACTTCATAACTCGTCGAGTTTTCTGAGTTTTCAGGTTTACTTTGTATAAGTAATTATAAGGGAATTTGTCACTATCACCTGATGGATAAACATTCAAATAGTAATCATCTCCACCAGCTTTACCCATAAGTACCCCGTAGCCAGTGCCATCTTCTACCACAGGATTAAACAATGGACCTTTTTCAGTGCCATCGACATTCATGGCTAAATACATACCGCCGCTTTTTTGCTCGTTTGATTTTCTTTTTAATGACAAAGTAAACATTACGCGTGTAGGAGATAGCCAACGAGCGCGCTCTACGCCAAGTTTAGTTTCTTCAAATTGAAGACGGTTTACTTCTATAAAAGTGCTTCTTTCTATAATGTGTAGTACTGATTGCCCTTGTTCAGTCTCAGAGTGAGCTGAAAAATACTTGCCATCAGGTGAAATTTCGATACCTGAAAACTGTGGTGAGCGCCATATCTCTTCCAGTGTCAACGGGCTGTCAAATTTGTCGTATTGACTTGCTGATACCGTGCTACTCAACATAGCGCTTGTCAGCAACAATAATTTAAATAAGTTTTTCATAAATTTTTCTAAACAGGGTACTCGATCACACAAGCTTGCAATGAATTTACTTCACATCAAACACTTGGGTTGGGAAAGCAAGTGTTTGATGTGCTCACTTAATGTGACGAGTACCTTGAATACCTCAGTAAAGATAATTAAAACAAGTAATTAGCCGACAAATTAAATGAGCGACCTACAGGACTCTGTAGATGTGCCCAATAGTTTGGCCAAACACCACTTTCATTTAACTGTGGTTCAGCGGCAAATACGTTGTTAATTGATAAACCAAAGCCAAGTCGACTTGAATACTGATAGTTACCAGTCAAGTTTGCTACGTAGTATGGTTCCATGTATTGCGTATGGCGGAAGTTTTTCGTTGAACCTTGACGTTGAACGAATAAGTTCATGCCTACACTTTGGAAACCCTCTAGCTTCTTGTTCCAGCCTAAGCTGAAAGTAGCACGGCCTGATGGTGTAGAAAGACCTGGTTCACCATAACGCAAGTCAACTGTGTCTTCACCTTCGAAACGCTCAAGATCAAATGCTAAGTACTTTGAAAAGGTTAAACGAGAGTAGAAAAGTCCCATTTGGTCTGTTTCATAGTTGTAGTCAGCGATAAGATCAAAGCCACGTTGGAGCATTGACTGTTGGTTTACTGGTCTAACATTAATATCCGTAATTTCGCCATTAATGCTATCGCGAGTAATGCGTGAATTAACGTCCTGACACGTTGGTGAGCTCGGATCTAGCGTGCCGTTTTGACAGCTGTACTGACGGTTCACTAAGTCTTGCGCGTTTTCTGTAGAAACAAGATCTTCTAAATCAAGTTCATAGACAGTTGCCGATAGTGAAAAGTTAGTGTTTGGCGTCCAAACAATACCAAAGTTAGTATCGGTACCTGACTCTTCTTTTAACGAAGAGTCGCTAGTACGAGTAACCGTAATGCGAGTAGCACCACAAACAAAGTTACCGTCTTGGTCGTAACAGTTCTCATTAGTTACATCAAATACACCGTTGAAGCCTTGCGACTCACCGTAAATATTAAACATATCAGGTGCACGGAATGTTTGTGACCAACCACCGCGAACCATTACTTCGTCTAACAGTTTGTATGAGAAACGAATTTGTGAGGTTTGCGCGCCGCTAATGCTTGATGCGTCACTGTAGTTGTCAAAACGTGTTGCAAGTGCAACGTCAAACTTTTCAGTAACTGGGATCTCAAATTCAACGGCAATCGCCTTTCTATCACGCTCACCTTTTGAGCTCAATGAACCGATGTTTAACCAACCACCATTAAGTGTGCGCTCGTCTGGAATAATCTCAGTATATTGCGACGACATTTCTGTGCGCAAGGCAAAGCTTATTGGGTTGTATAAAACGTCGAAGTCAGTTAACTCACCTGAAAGCGTAAAGCCAAAAGTATCAGCTTCAGAGTTACCTTGAACATTCTGCCAGCCGGCTAAATCATCTTTTTCACTTGCCGAAACTGGGCGGAAAATATTGTCTAATAAGCCATTTTGGTAAAAGTCATTACCCACTTGGAAGAAGTCATCAGAATCGTTTAGTGCGATATAGTCTTCATCACCAAACAACCAATTAACTAGACCTTCTTTTTTCAAGATGTAGCTGCGTTGAGTTGACTCATATTTAGCTTTTGAATAGTCAAAGTTCCAAATCCATTGACTATCTGCAACATTAAAATAACCCTTGATGTTACCGCTAAATGTCCAAGACGTTTGCTCTACTGAAGTTCCGCCTGGCTCTAACTCATCATGCGAGAATGTACGTGCGATAGAGTAACCTTCATTTAACTCACCTGGTAAGTCATTGATAACCGTACCACGCCAGCCAGAGAATGGCGCCGAGCTAGTAATGGTTGAATCAGTACCAATAATCGTCGCAGATGCTTCAATATCGTCAGTAATGTCGTATCGACCATTGATGTAAAGCGACACTTGCTCTGATTTTGGGAAAATAGAGATAGTATCTAGGCTATCTCGCATACATCTTCCGTCAAGCTCTGCATTCGGCATACCGTCTAAACGATCACATAGGCCATCTGGTAGTTCAACGGGCACTGGTTGATAGTCAGGGAATTGTAAGCGATCAGCATGAGCCATAGTGATGTTGTAAGGCGCGTTTTCCTTATAGAAATCTAAATCTGACGCCATTGTGGCTTCTGATCTCATCAGGTCAACACCCGCCATAATCGCGCCGCGATCAAACGCTTTACCGCTCATCAGTGAAGCACGAGTAAATTTACTTGTACCTTCATCAGTCATACCGGCTTGAATGCTAGCAGTCGTTGATTCTAAGTCACGTTTAGTAATGATGTTAACAACACCACCAATCGCGTCTGAGCCTTAGATTGCTGAGGCACCTGTTGATAAATACTCAACGCGAGCAATTGCCGAATAAGGGATAGCGCCTAAGTCAACACCGTTTTGCTCACCACCAAATGGCAATGGATAATCAGCAACGCGCTGACCATTAACTAACACGAGCGTACGACCAGCACCTAAACCACGGAAGTTAACTTCCGAAGCACCTGTAGTGAAGCCACTAAGCACGTTACCTGAAGAGCCTTCAGAGTAACCTGAGTTAGCCGATAAACTGCCAACAACATCTTCAAGCGTTAATAGACCATTTTTTTCCATTTCTTCAGCAGTGATAACCACAAGTGGTGACATATCACTGTATTCTTCACGTGGAATAAATGAGCCTGTTAC carries:
- a CDS encoding TonB-dependent receptor domain-containing protein — its product is MTDEGTSKFTRASLMSGKAFDRGAIMAGVDLMRSEATMASDLDFYKENAPYNITMAHADRLQFPDYQPVPVELPDGLCDRLDGMPNAELDGRCMRDSLDTISIFPKSEQVSLYINGRYDITDDIEASATIIGTDSTITSSAPFSGWRGTVINDLPGELNEGYSIARTFSHDELEPGGTSVEQTSWTFSGNIKGYFNVADSQWIWNFDYSKAKYESTQRSYILKKEGLVNWLFGDEDYIALNDSDDFFQVGNDFYQNGLLDNIFRPVSASEKDDLAGWQNVQGNSEADTFGFTLSGELTDFDVLYNPISFALRTEMSSQYTEIIPDERTLNGGWLNIGSLSSKGERDRKAIAVEFEIPVTEKFDVALATRFDNYSDASSISGAQTSQIRFSYKLLDEVMVRGGWSQTFRAPDMFNIYGESQGFNGVFDVTNENCYDQDGNFVCGATRITVTRTSDSSLKEESGTDTNFGIVWTPNTNFSLSATVYELDLEDLVSTENAQDLVNRQYSCQNGTLDPSSPTCQDVNSRITRDSINGEITDINVRPVNQQSMLQRGFDLIADYNYETDQMGLFYSRLTFSKYLAFDLERFEGEDTVDLRYGEPGLSTPSGRATFSLGWNKKLEGFQSVGMNLFVQRQGSTKNFRHTQYMEPYYVANLTGNYQYSSRLGFGLSINNVFAAEPQLNESGVWPNYWAHLQSPVGRSFNLSANYLF
- a CDS encoding TonB-dependent receptor plug domain-containing protein: MKKNKLYQCISIGLLSSALVLPSYAAESNETVAVEKQAKNEKEKEADTKKIEKITVTGSFIPREEYSDMSPLVVITAEEMEKNGLLTLEDVVGSLSANSGYSEGSSGNVLSGFTTGASEVNFRGLGAGRTLVLVNGQRVADYPLPFGGEQNGVDLGAIPYSAIARVEYLSTGASAI